One window of Salminus brasiliensis chromosome 16, fSalBra1.hap2, whole genome shotgun sequence genomic DNA carries:
- the cdc42se2 gene encoding CDC42 small effector protein 2 codes for MSEFWLCFNCCIAEQPQPKRRRRIDRSMIGEPTNFVHTAHVGSGDLFSGMDSVNSIQNQMQSKGGYGGEAMPINVQMQLVDTKAG; via the exons ATGAGTGAATTCTGGTTGTGCTTCAACTGCTGTATCGCCGAGCAGCCACAGCCG AAGCGGCGGAGGCGTATCGACCGGAGCATGATTGGCGAGCCCACAAACTTCGTCCATACGGCCCATGTGGGCTCTGGAGATCTGTTCAGTGGCATGGACTCT GTCAACTCAATTCAGAACCAAATGCAGTCAAAAGGCGGATATGGGGGAGAAGCCATGCCCATTAATGTGCAGATGCAACTAGTGGACACAAAGGCAGGATAA